From Lawsonia intracellularis PHE/MN1-00, the proteins below share one genomic window:
- a CDS encoding two-component system sensor histidine kinase NtrB — protein MLIKTTMKEYQPKLSWRTIGIFFLLILLATFIIGKSGKQSQNIVLQLFLDKGSTLINSIAHLTKDDTIGYNKGFQIQLVIDKLVRQKDVYFIVVTTQEKIFFAHSSDSNFPLNRSEINTLVDMASATVIPGDGIMWNFLQLNNNNAFVVYSRSPGIVSDSPVNVTQGNFKDGSFIFIGFNPELFLEVQDADKEQSLLSICTILFFCLLLLLSFIFFRNFGYIQKTYNVINALTEYVVLTSKDGLMLLDSAGAVLQMNPAAAQFFHISNPIIGSWVYLSNKKHDELFPPIFYDVIKQVIEQGKLEETELFLSLAGEEHYIIVQGNSLDTFKKGQPEYLLSFRDITKIRLLEKDLYQKDTLASIGSLASGVAHEIRSPLSSIKGYVNYLGDRLPYDSSDQELIKIIMQEIDRLNRVISDLIGLSVPTDVYPEYIDLQKVIEDTLRLVKLDAKRHSVELLFYRNEELPFVPLDPDRIRQVLLNLCLNALDAMPDGGSLKIIFDVNKNTQQFFLEVIDTGMGINEEVLPRIFDPYFTTKLKGTGLGLSTVRKIVEAHKGTILVSSELGKGTIFRLVFPLKLNEL, from the coding sequence ATGTTAATAAAAACAACTATGAAAGAATATCAGCCTAAACTTTCTTGGAGAACTATAGGGATATTTTTTTTACTTATCTTATTAGCTACTTTTATTATAGGAAAGTCAGGTAAACAGTCTCAGAATATTGTTCTGCAGCTTTTTTTAGATAAAGGCTCTACTTTGATTAATTCTATAGCTCATTTAACAAAAGATGATACAATAGGATATAATAAGGGATTTCAAATACAATTGGTAATTGATAAGTTAGTAAGGCAAAAAGATGTTTATTTTATTGTAGTTACAACTCAAGAAAAAATATTTTTTGCACATTCTTCAGATAGTAACTTTCCTTTAAACCGCTCTGAAATTAACACATTAGTGGATATGGCTTCAGCAACTGTTATACCAGGTGATGGTATAATGTGGAATTTTTTACAGTTAAACAATAATAATGCTTTTGTTGTATATAGTAGGTCCCCAGGGATAGTTAGTGACTCTCCAGTTAATGTAACACAAGGTAATTTTAAAGATGGCTCCTTCATTTTTATTGGATTTAATCCTGAACTTTTTTTAGAGGTACAAGATGCTGATAAGGAACAATCTTTACTATCTATTTGTACTATTTTATTTTTTTGTCTTCTTTTACTATTAAGTTTTATATTTTTTAGAAACTTTGGATATATTCAAAAAACATATAATGTAATTAATGCATTGACAGAATATGTTGTATTAACGTCTAAAGATGGTCTTATGTTACTTGACTCAGCTGGAGCTGTTTTGCAAATGAATCCAGCTGCAGCTCAGTTTTTTCATATAAGTAACCCTATTATAGGGTCTTGGGTTTATCTCAGTAATAAAAAACACGATGAGCTTTTCCCACCCATTTTTTATGATGTGATTAAACAGGTTATTGAACAAGGGAAATTAGAAGAAACAGAGCTCTTCTTATCTTTAGCAGGAGAAGAACATTATATAATAGTTCAAGGTAATTCTTTGGATACATTTAAGAAGGGTCAACCAGAATATCTTTTATCTTTTAGAGATATTACAAAAATACGACTATTAGAAAAAGATCTTTATCAAAAAGATACGTTAGCATCAATTGGAAGCCTTGCAAGTGGAGTAGCCCATGAGATAAGGAGTCCTTTAAGTTCTATAAAAGGATATGTGAACTATCTAGGTGATCGATTACCCTATGATAGTTCTGATCAAGAACTCATTAAAATTATTATGCAAGAAATCGATCGTCTTAATCGAGTTATTTCTGACTTAATAGGACTGTCTGTCCCTACAGATGTTTATCCAGAGTATATTGATTTACAAAAAGTTATTGAAGATACGTTACGTTTAGTTAAACTTGATGCTAAAAGACATTCTGTAGAGCTTCTATTTTATAGAAATGAAGAGCTTCCTTTTGTTCCTTTAGATCCAGATCGTATTCGTCAAGTCCTTCTTAATCTTTGTCTTAATGCTCTTGATGCTATGCCAGATGGTGGTTCATTAAAAATAATTTTTGACGTTAACAAAAATACACAGCAGTTTTTTCTTGAAGTGATTGATACAGGCATGGGTATAAATGAAGAAGTGTTACCACGAATATTTGATCCATATTTTACTACAAAATTGAAGGGCACAGGTTTAGGACTTTCAACAGTCCGTAAGATAGTTGAGGCTCATAAAGGAACAATACTAGTTTCTTCAGAATTAGGGAAAGGAACTATTTTTCGTTTAGTTTTTCCTCTTAAACTTAATGAGTTATGA